ACATCAATGATGTCAATTTCCCTGACTCTCCCTTTCTGTTTGCTGGATCTGCTCCTCTGTCAGGACAACAGGCTTGTATTTCTCGTCAAAAAGTTTCTCGTTGGCTTCCGAATGGAGGTTATGGAAAGAAATTGTCCTGAGATGCTCTGGCAGGTGTTGAAACTCCTCCTCGTTAATGTCCGGATCCCGCATTTTGGAGTGCAGAACCCACCAGCGCCCCCAGAAGCCCACATCGAGGACTTGGCTGGGAACCTCCATCCAGCGTGGCTTCAGGTACTTGCAGTGCGCCTGGTAGAGATCTGCTCCCGCGTCAAAAGGAGCCTCGTAGACGAGGGAGAAGAAGAGCAGGCTCTGGAAGCGCAGCTGGCCCCGGTTCCTCAGCTTCGTCAGCCGCTGGACGTGCCCTTCCGAGCTGCTGCTGCGGGTCCAGGGCGAGAGCAAGAGGAGGGTGCCCGAGGCTTCCAGGAGGCTGGCCTCGAAGGAAGACTCACAGGGGCTGCGGAGGCTGCAGCCCACTGCTCCGGCCAGCAGTGAGAGGTAGAGCCCAGCTTTCCCCGGCCGCTGCCTGACACCCAGAACAACCTCTTTGCAGGCTTCGGCATAGTCGTGCAGGAGGCTCTTGCACCACAAAGCTGTGgacgggggggagaggggagaggcggGAAAGAAGAAAATAGGGATGGTAAGAACAgacgaagagcctgctggatcaggccaatggcttgcTCAACTAGTcctgcatcttgttctcacagtggctaaactAGATGTCTCTTGTGGGAAACCAGTGACTAGGATTTGAGAACAAGAACCACTATCCCCATGCCAAGGTTTCCAGCTGTGGAGGTACAGCACAACCACCATTGCTAGTACCTGGCCtacacagggggggggggcaatcaggTGCACTTGCCTTGGGACTCGGTGGGCTAAGCTGGCCAGAGGAGCCCCTCAGGGGCCTGCTGGTCTCATGCTGTCATGGCAAGAACACCCCATGCCTCCCAGATTACTGGGGGCTCCCACTCCAGGCCTCTGAAACACTCTGCATGGGCATAGCTAGTAACCTTGGCTGATAGCCTTGTggttgttttatttatgtatttatttcgtAAGGTTTATACacctcttgattgtaaaaacccTCACTTTgcgaaaaaacaaaacagtaaaattgagaaaaattcacaaccctactttaaaacatgcaaaaacggaagtacagtggtacctcgggttacagacactttagattaaagacgcttcaggttacagactccgctaacccagaaatagtaccttgggttaggaactttgcttcaggatgagaacagaaatcacaccgctgcagcacagcagcagcaggagaccccattagctaaagtggtacctcaggtaaagaacagtttcaggttaagaacagacctccagaacaaattaagttcttaacccaaggtaccactgtactaaaagaGATGAGTTGATTTGACTTTCTAACCACCTGGATGTctcaacaggaatgtttttagcatgtccaaaaataataataataataagagagtacagtgatctcaataggcagggagttccaaagcacaggtgctgccacactgaacgACCGTGT
This portion of the Podarcis raffonei isolate rPodRaf1 chromosome 17, rPodRaf1.pri, whole genome shotgun sequence genome encodes:
- the TIMM29 gene encoding mitochondrial import inner membrane translocase subunit Tim29, whose amino-acid sequence is MADPPSPEKRRLWGRLRTGRIALWCKSLLHDYAEACKEVVLGVRQRPGKAGLYLSLLAGAVGCSLRSPCESSFEASLLEASGTLLLLSPWTRSSSSEGHVQRLTKLRNRGQLRFQSLLFFSLVYEAPFDAGADLYQAHCKYLKPRWMEVPSQVLDVGFWGRWWVLHSKMRDPDINEEEFQHLPEHLRTISFHNLHSEANEKLFDEKYKPVVLTEEQIQQTERESQGN